The following proteins are co-located in the Microvirga ossetica genome:
- a CDS encoding ComEA family DNA-binding protein: MQVGDLSRTHVPCERRDNPALQTMRLLLVGGLIAGGSLALGLTGGAGSPTEGLVAIAPPTPAPVEIRNPAAPVQTAPIRVADTRPSVPVAVSMVQPDTAPRPVAEPKDTARAPAEPPSIPALVLPAAPQPLATLKPVEAAVAKVSAPVPARGNDMNLTGAVAPPAKAAQPVKVASAVASSGASDASLVDLNKGSLEDLNTLDGAGSLGKAIIRGRPYASVDDLVKKRVLRRPAFEKIKDQVTVQ, translated from the coding sequence ATGCAGGTTGGCGATCTTTCCCGCACCCACGTGCCTTGCGAAAGGCGCGATAATCCCGCTCTCCAGACAATGCGCCTCCTCCTGGTCGGAGGCCTCATCGCCGGCGGATCGCTGGCCCTGGGGCTGACCGGAGGCGCAGGCTCCCCAACGGAAGGGTTGGTCGCCATAGCTCCGCCGACCCCGGCGCCCGTCGAGATCCGAAACCCTGCGGCGCCGGTTCAAACCGCTCCCATCCGGGTAGCCGATACGCGTCCGTCGGTACCCGTCGCCGTCTCGATGGTTCAGCCGGATACCGCGCCGCGACCCGTGGCGGAGCCGAAGGACACGGCCCGCGCGCCGGCCGAACCTCCGAGCATTCCAGCTCTCGTTTTGCCCGCGGCTCCTCAACCCCTCGCCACTCTGAAGCCGGTTGAGGCAGCGGTCGCCAAGGTTTCCGCGCCGGTTCCGGCCCGCGGCAACGACATGAACCTGACGGGCGCGGTGGCCCCGCCCGCGAAAGCCGCCCAACCCGTGAAGGTCGCATCGGCGGTGGCTTCCTCCGGAGCTTCCGATGCCAGCCTTGTGGATCTCAACAAGGGCTCCCTCGAAGACCTGAACACGCTGGACGGGGCCGGATCGCTCGGCAAGGCCATCATCCGGGGCCGTCCCTATGCCTCCGTGGACGATCTGGTGAAGAAACGCGTGCTGCGCCGCCCGGCTTTCGAGAAGATCAAGGATCAGGTCACGGTGCAGTAA